One Carcharodon carcharias isolate sCarCar2 chromosome 1, sCarCar2.pri, whole genome shotgun sequence DNA window includes the following coding sequences:
- the LOC121275943 gene encoding sepiapterin reductase-like, translated as MDGAPRVGEPEPEPEPELVLGSSLCIITGASRGLGRSLAVVLAPRLPAGSHLVLVARCGQRLREVERRVREAAPPAGGLRLSRVEADLSGEEGLRRVLGAVSGSQELDGAPERLLLVNNAGSLGDVTKFVVDFTKPSEVTDYLALNFTSSMCLTASLLKAFPKRENLHRVVVNISSLCAIQPFKSWSLYCSGKAAREMMFRVLAAEEPDVRVLNYAPGPLDTDMQKQARSETADHELRQTFATMHQEGQLIDCEDSARKLVNILLRDEFQSGAHIDYYDQ; from the exons ATGGACGGGGCGCCGAGGGTGGGTGAGCCGGAGCCGGAGCCGGAGCCGGAGCTGGTGCTAGGCAGCAGCCTGTGCATCATCACGGGCGCCTCCCGGGGGCTGGGCAGGTCGCTGGCCGTGGTGCTGGCTCCCAGGCTGCCGGCCGGCTCCCACCTGGTGCTGGTGGCCAGGTGCGGCCAGCGCTTGCGGGAGGTGGAGCGGCGGGTGCGGGAAGCCGCTCCGCCGGCCGGCGGCCTCAGGCTGAGCCGGGTGGAGGCCGATCTGAGCGGGGAAGAGGGGCTGCGGCGGGTCCTCGGCGCGGTGAGCGGCAGCCAGGAGCTGGACGGAGCCCCGGAGCGATTACTGCTCGTTAACAACGCGG GTTCCCTGGGAGATGTCACGAAGTTTGTCGTGGACTTTACCAAACCGTCAGAGGTCACCGATTACTTAGCCTTGAACTTCACGTCCTCCATGTGCCTCACTGCCTCTCTGCTGAAGGCTTTTCCCAAACGAGAGAACCTTCACAGAGTGGTGGTTAACATCAGCTCGCTGTGTGCCATACAGCCATTCAAATCCTGGTCACTATATTGCTCAGGAAAGGCTGCACGGGAAATGATGTTCAGGGTCCTGGCAGCAGAAGAGCCGGACGTGAGGGTCCTAAACTACGCTCCAG GGCCCCTGGACACTGACATGCAGAAGCAAGCTCGGTCAGAGACAGCAGACCATGAATTGCGTCAGACTTTCGCGACTATGCATCAGGAAGGCCAGCTCATTGACTGTGAGGACTCCGCCAGGAAGCTGGTGAACATCCTACTTCGAGATGAGTTTCAGTCCGGCGCACACATCGATTACTATGACCAATAA